From one Sciurus carolinensis chromosome 9, mSciCar1.2, whole genome shotgun sequence genomic stretch:
- the Ube2g2 gene encoding ubiquitin-conjugating enzyme E2 G2 isoform X2, translating to MESRRAASCTCLPSSHSQTDGKGASQQTAPRPRGPEDTCFEFGVFPAILSFPLDYPLSPPKMRFTCEMFHPNIYPDGRVCISILHAPGDDPMGYESSAERWSPVQSVEKILLSVSPTMKVELTWMLPRCGGTTGSSSTRSPGRPCRGLWGSERVQTQDGPGQVLCALRTLRDCAAVLLPEQAGLQNPALLVSYLSTPSGFSSGVVPYIAHRQLCSSLVFLPWGVQKGRQAVAASQPLRSPCSLLQLPGTEACADPLPHAKAWAFATAGKGLAHLLPCPGSTCPVRRP from the exons ATGGAGAGCAGGAGAGCAGCCTCCTGTACCTGTCTACCCTCGAGCCACTCGCAGACTGATGGGAAAGGAGCCTCGCAGCAGACAGCTCCAAGGCCCAG GGGCCCTGAGGACACCTGTTTTGAGTTTGGTGTTTTTCCTGCCATCTTGAGTTTCCCACTTGACTACCCACTGAGTCCTCCCAAGATGAGGTTCACCTGCGAGATGTTCCATCCCAACA TCTACCCGGACGGCAGAGTCTGCATATCCATCCTCCACGCGCCAGGCGATGACCCTATGGGCTACGAGAGCAGCGCCGAGAGGTGGAGCCCCGTGCAGAGCGTGGAGAAGATCCTGCTCTCGGTG AGCCCAACGATGAAAGTGGAGCTAACGTGGATGCTTCCAAGATGTGGCGGGACGACCGGGAGCAGTTCCACAAGATCGCCAGGCAGACCGTGCAGAGGTCTCTGGGGCTCTGAGCGCGTGCAGACGCAGGACGGCCCGGGGCAGGTCCTCTGTGCCCTCAGGACACTCCGCGACTGTGCTGCCGTGCTGCTGCCAGAACAGGCAGGCTTGCAGAACCCGGCACTTCTTGTTTCTTACCTTTCCACCCCGTCAGGCTTCTCTTCTGGAGTCGTGCCCTACATAGCGCACAGACAGCTTTGCAGTTCCCTAGTGTTCCTCCCCTGGGGTGTTCAGAAAGGGCGCCAGGCTGTCGCTGCCTCCCAGCCGCTGCGCAGTCCATGCTCCCTCCTGCAGCTGCCGGGCACTGAGGCCTGTGCAGACCCGCTGCCTCACGCAAAGGCGTGGGCCTTTGCCACAGCGGGGAAGGGGCTGGCACACTTGCTACCCTGCCCCGGCTCCACGTGCCCGGTGAGGCGTCCATGA
- the Ube2g2 gene encoding ubiquitin-conjugating enzyme E2 G2 isoform X4, which translates to MAGTALKRLMAEYKQLTLNPPEGIVAGPMNEENFFEWEALIMGPEDTCFEFGVFPAILSFPLDYPLSPPKMRFTCEMFHPNIYPDGRVCISILHAPGDDPMGYESSAERWSPVQSVEKILLSVVSMLAEPNDESGANVDASKMWRDDREQFHKIARQTVQRSLGL; encoded by the exons AACTGACCCTGAATCCTCCAGAAGGAATTGTGGCAG gCCCCATGAATGAAGAGAATTTTTTTGAATGGGAGGCGTTGATCAT GGGCCCTGAGGACACCTGTTTTGAGTTTGGTGTTTTTCCTGCCATCTTGAGTTTCCCACTTGACTACCCACTGAGTCCTCCCAAGATGAGGTTCACCTGCGAGATGTTCCATCCCAACA TCTACCCGGACGGCAGAGTCTGCATATCCATCCTCCACGCGCCAGGCGATGACCCTATGGGCTACGAGAGCAGCGCCGAGAGGTGGAGCCCCGTGCAGAGCGTGGAGAAGATCCTGCTCTCGGTGGTGAGCATGCTGGCAG AGCCCAACGATGAAAGTGGAGCTAACGTGGATGCTTCCAAGATGTGGCGGGACGACCGGGAGCAGTTCCACAAGATCGCCAGGCAGACCGTGCAGAGGTCTCTGGGGCTCTGA
- the Ube2g2 gene encoding ubiquitin-conjugating enzyme E2 G2 isoform X3 — protein MNEENFFEWEALIMGPEDTCFEFGVFPAILSFPLDYPLSPPKMRFTCEMFHPNIYPDGRVCISILHAPGDDPMGYESSAERWSPVQSVEKILLSVSPTMKVELTWMLPRCGGTTGSSSTRSPGRPCRGLWGSERVQTQDGPGQVLCALRTLRDCAAVLLPEQAGLQNPALLVSYLSTPSGFSSGVVPYIAHRQLCSSLVFLPWGVQKGRQAVAASQPLRSPCSLLQLPGTEACADPLPHAKAWAFATAGKGLAHLLPCPGSTCPVRRP, from the exons ATGAATGAAGAGAATTTTTTTGAATGGGAGGCGTTGATCAT GGGCCCTGAGGACACCTGTTTTGAGTTTGGTGTTTTTCCTGCCATCTTGAGTTTCCCACTTGACTACCCACTGAGTCCTCCCAAGATGAGGTTCACCTGCGAGATGTTCCATCCCAACA TCTACCCGGACGGCAGAGTCTGCATATCCATCCTCCACGCGCCAGGCGATGACCCTATGGGCTACGAGAGCAGCGCCGAGAGGTGGAGCCCCGTGCAGAGCGTGGAGAAGATCCTGCTCTCGGTG AGCCCAACGATGAAAGTGGAGCTAACGTGGATGCTTCCAAGATGTGGCGGGACGACCGGGAGCAGTTCCACAAGATCGCCAGGCAGACCGTGCAGAGGTCTCTGGGGCTCTGAGCGCGTGCAGACGCAGGACGGCCCGGGGCAGGTCCTCTGTGCCCTCAGGACACTCCGCGACTGTGCTGCCGTGCTGCTGCCAGAACAGGCAGGCTTGCAGAACCCGGCACTTCTTGTTTCTTACCTTTCCACCCCGTCAGGCTTCTCTTCTGGAGTCGTGCCCTACATAGCGCACAGACAGCTTTGCAGTTCCCTAGTGTTCCTCCCCTGGGGTGTTCAGAAAGGGCGCCAGGCTGTCGCTGCCTCCCAGCCGCTGCGCAGTCCATGCTCCCTCCTGCAGCTGCCGGGCACTGAGGCCTGTGCAGACCCGCTGCCTCACGCAAAGGCGTGGGCCTTTGCCACAGCGGGGAAGGGGCTGGCACACTTGCTACCCTGCCCCGGCTCCACGTGCCCGGTGAGGCGTCCATGA
- the Ube2g2 gene encoding ubiquitin-conjugating enzyme E2 G2 isoform X1 gives MAGTALKRLMAEYKQLTLNPPEGIVAGPMNEENFFEWEALIMGPEDTCFEFGVFPAILSFPLDYPLSPPKMRFTCEMFHPNIYPDGRVCISILHAPGDDPMGYESSAERWSPVQSVEKILLSVSPTMKVELTWMLPRCGGTTGSSSTRSPGRPCRGLWGSERVQTQDGPGQVLCALRTLRDCAAVLLPEQAGLQNPALLVSYLSTPSGFSSGVVPYIAHRQLCSSLVFLPWGVQKGRQAVAASQPLRSPCSLLQLPGTEACADPLPHAKAWAFATAGKGLAHLLPCPGSTCPVRRP, from the exons AACTGACCCTGAATCCTCCAGAAGGAATTGTGGCAG gCCCCATGAATGAAGAGAATTTTTTTGAATGGGAGGCGTTGATCAT GGGCCCTGAGGACACCTGTTTTGAGTTTGGTGTTTTTCCTGCCATCTTGAGTTTCCCACTTGACTACCCACTGAGTCCTCCCAAGATGAGGTTCACCTGCGAGATGTTCCATCCCAACA TCTACCCGGACGGCAGAGTCTGCATATCCATCCTCCACGCGCCAGGCGATGACCCTATGGGCTACGAGAGCAGCGCCGAGAGGTGGAGCCCCGTGCAGAGCGTGGAGAAGATCCTGCTCTCGGTG AGCCCAACGATGAAAGTGGAGCTAACGTGGATGCTTCCAAGATGTGGCGGGACGACCGGGAGCAGTTCCACAAGATCGCCAGGCAGACCGTGCAGAGGTCTCTGGGGCTCTGAGCGCGTGCAGACGCAGGACGGCCCGGGGCAGGTCCTCTGTGCCCTCAGGACACTCCGCGACTGTGCTGCCGTGCTGCTGCCAGAACAGGCAGGCTTGCAGAACCCGGCACTTCTTGTTTCTTACCTTTCCACCCCGTCAGGCTTCTCTTCTGGAGTCGTGCCCTACATAGCGCACAGACAGCTTTGCAGTTCCCTAGTGTTCCTCCCCTGGGGTGTTCAGAAAGGGCGCCAGGCTGTCGCTGCCTCCCAGCCGCTGCGCAGTCCATGCTCCCTCCTGCAGCTGCCGGGCACTGAGGCCTGTGCAGACCCGCTGCCTCACGCAAAGGCGTGGGCCTTTGCCACAGCGGGGAAGGGGCTGGCACACTTGCTACCCTGCCCCGGCTCCACGTGCCCGGTGAGGCGTCCATGA